A region from the Acyrthosiphon pisum isolate AL4f chromosome A1, pea_aphid_22Mar2018_4r6ur, whole genome shotgun sequence genome encodes:
- the LOC100164120 gene encoding serine/arginine-rich splicing factor 8, producing MKFQVSFALLAVAMCFVSAYAAEQSAKQSSQSAAPTAAGDRNKRGLYASPYLTAPYAASPYVASPYAATPYVASPYAASPYVASSYVASPYAAAPYVASHHPYGAVSSYATYPYVAKTFASPYAYYP from the exons atgaaATTCcaa GTATCTTTCGCTCTGCTTGCCGTCGCCATGTGCTTCGTATCTGCCTACGCTGCCGAACAGTCTGCAAAACAATCGTCACAATCGGCCGCCCCCACCGCCGCCGGAGACCGCAACAAGCGTGGCCTGTACGCTTCTCCTTACCTAACTGCCCCGTACGCTGCATCACCCTACGTGGCCTCACCGTACGCGGCCACACCATACGTTGCTTCGCCGTACGCAGCATCACCGTATGTGGCCTCGTCATATGTCGCTTCCCCGTACGCCGCCGCACCGTACGTTGCTTCTCATCATCCGTACGGCGCCGTGTCGTCTTACGCTACTTACCCGTACGTCGCCAAGACTTTCGCTTCACCGTACGCTTATTACCCATGA